Proteins from a genomic interval of Rhizobium etli CFN 42:
- a CDS encoding single-stranded DNA-binding protein: MAGSVNKVILVGNVGADPEIRRTQDGRPIANLRIATSETWRDRNSGERREKTEWHNVVVFNEGLCKVVEQYVKKGAKLYVEGQLQTRKWQDQQGQDRYSTEVVLQGFNSTLTMLDGRGDGGGASSGFGGGRGSSGGGNDYGDDYGAPSSSSSSNRGGGGNFSRDLDDDIPF; the protein is encoded by the coding sequence ATGGCTGGTAGCGTGAACAAGGTAATTCTGGTTGGAAACGTGGGTGCAGACCCCGAAATCCGCCGCACTCAGGATGGCCGGCCGATCGCCAACCTCCGCATCGCGACCTCGGAGACCTGGCGCGACCGCAATTCAGGCGAACGCCGCGAAAAGACCGAATGGCACAATGTCGTCGTCTTCAATGAAGGCTTGTGCAAGGTCGTCGAGCAATATGTGAAAAAGGGCGCCAAGCTCTATGTCGAAGGCCAGCTGCAGACCCGCAAGTGGCAGGACCAGCAAGGGCAGGACCGTTACTCCACGGAAGTGGTGCTGCAGGGCTTTAATTCGACCCTGACCATGCTCGACGGACGCGGCGACGGCGGCGGCGCAAGCTCCGGCTTCGGCGGCGGCCGCGGCAGTAGTGGTGGCGGCAACGATTACGGCGACGACTACGGCGCGCCGTCTTCGTCCTCATCGTCGAACCGCGGCGGCGGCGGCAACTTCTCGCGGGATCTCGACGACGATATCCCGTTCTGA
- the uvrA gene encoding excinuclease ABC subunit UvrA — protein sequence MSELKTISIRGAREHNLKSIDLDLPRNKLIVMTGLSGSGKSSLAFDTIYAEGQRRYVESLSAYARQFLEMMQKPDVDQIDGLSPAISIEQKTTSRNPRSTVGTVTEIYDYMRLLFARVGVPYSPATGLPIESQTVSQMVDRILAFGEGTRLYILAPLVRGRKGEYKKELAELMKKGFQRVKVDGQFYEIAEAPVLDKKYKHDIDVVVDRIVVRPDVSARLADSLETCLKLADGLAIAEFADKPLPPEETSAGGSANKSLNETHERVLFSEKFACPVSGFTIPEIEPRLFSFNNPFGACPTCDGLGAQQKIDPDLIVPEPERTLRDGAIAPWAKSTSPYYNQTLEALGKHYGFKLGTRWNDLSDEAKDVILNGTDDKIEFHYADGARSYTTHKNFEGIITNLERRWKETDSAWAREDIERFMSAAPCPACNGYRLKPEALAVKINKLHIGEVTQMSIRIARDWFEALPAIFNAKQNEIAVRILKEIRDRLRFLNDVGLEYLSLSRNSGTLSGGESQRIRLASQIGSGLTGVLYVLDEPSIGLHQRDNARLLDTLKHLRDIGNTVIVVEHDEDAILTADDVVDIGPAAGIHGGQVIAHGTPQDIMDNPKSLTGKYLSGELGVPVPDQRRKPKKGREIKVVGARGNNLKNVTASIPLGVFTAVTGVSGGGKSTFLIETLYKSAARRVMGAREIPADHDRIDGFEHIDKVIDIDQSPIGRTPRSNPATYTGAFTPIRDWFAGLPEAKARGYQPGRFSFNVKGGRCEACQGDGVIKIEMHFLPDVYVTCDVCHGKRYNRETLDVTFKQKSIADVLDMTVEEGVDFFAAVPAVRDKLQSLKDVGLGYIKVGQQANTLSGGEAQRVKLAKELSKRSTGRTLYILDEPTTGLHFHDVAKLLEMLHELVNQGNSVVVIEHNLEVIKTADWVLDFGPEGGDGGGEIVATGTPEAIVKEKRSYTGQFLKELLERRPAKRAAAAE from the coding sequence ATGAGCGAACTGAAGACGATCTCCATCCGCGGCGCGCGCGAGCACAATTTGAAGAGCATCGATCTCGATCTGCCGCGCAACAAGCTGATCGTCATGACCGGGCTTTCAGGCTCGGGCAAGTCCTCGCTCGCCTTCGACACCATCTATGCCGAGGGCCAGCGGCGCTATGTCGAAAGCCTGTCGGCCTATGCCCGGCAGTTCCTCGAAATGATGCAGAAGCCCGATGTCGACCAGATCGACGGGTTGTCGCCGGCCATTTCGATCGAGCAGAAGACCACCTCGCGCAACCCGCGCTCGACGGTCGGCACCGTCACCGAAATCTACGACTATATGCGCCTGCTCTTTGCCCGCGTCGGCGTTCCCTATTCGCCGGCGACCGGCCTGCCGATCGAGAGCCAGACCGTCAGCCAGATGGTGGACCGCATTCTCGCTTTCGGCGAAGGCACCCGTCTTTATATTCTGGCGCCGCTCGTGCGCGGCCGCAAGGGCGAATACAAGAAGGAACTGGCGGAGCTGATGAAGAAGGGCTTCCAGCGCGTAAAGGTCGACGGTCAGTTCTACGAGATCGCCGAGGCCCCTGTTCTCGACAAGAAATACAAGCACGACATCGACGTCGTGGTCGACCGCATCGTTGTGCGCCCGGATGTGTCGGCGCGTCTCGCCGACAGCCTGGAAACCTGCCTCAAGCTCGCAGATGGGCTGGCGATCGCCGAATTCGCCGATAAGCCGCTGCCGCCGGAGGAGACCTCGGCCGGCGGTTCGGCCAACAAGTCGCTGAACGAGACGCATGAGCGCGTGCTGTTTTCGGAGAAATTCGCCTGCCCGGTTTCGGGCTTCACCATTCCGGAAATCGAACCCAGGCTCTTCTCCTTCAACAATCCCTTCGGCGCCTGCCCGACCTGCGACGGGCTCGGCGCCCAGCAGAAGATCGACCCCGACCTGATCGTGCCCGAACCGGAGCGGACGCTACGAGACGGGGCGATCGCGCCTTGGGCCAAGTCGACCTCGCCCTATTACAACCAGACGCTGGAAGCGCTCGGCAAACATTACGGCTTCAAACTCGGCACCCGCTGGAACGACCTGTCCGACGAGGCCAAGGACGTCATCCTCAACGGCACCGACGACAAGATCGAGTTCCACTACGCCGACGGCGCCCGCTCCTATACGACGCACAAGAATTTCGAGGGCATCATCACTAATCTCGAGCGCCGCTGGAAGGAAACCGATTCCGCCTGGGCTCGCGAGGATATCGAGCGCTTCATGTCGGCCGCGCCCTGCCCGGCCTGCAACGGCTATCGCCTGAAGCCGGAAGCGCTGGCGGTGAAGATCAACAAGCTACATATCGGCGAAGTGACCCAAATGTCGATCCGCATCGCGCGCGACTGGTTCGAGGCGCTGCCGGCGATATTCAATGCCAAGCAGAATGAGATCGCCGTGCGCATCCTCAAGGAAATCCGCGACCGGCTGCGCTTCCTCAACGATGTCGGCCTGGAATATCTAAGCCTGTCGCGCAATTCCGGCACGCTGTCGGGCGGCGAGAGCCAGCGCATCCGGCTTGCCTCGCAGATCGGCTCGGGGCTGACGGGCGTGCTCTACGTGCTCGACGAGCCGTCGATCGGACTGCATCAGCGCGATAATGCCAGGCTGCTCGACACGCTGAAGCACCTGCGCGATATCGGCAATACGGTCATCGTCGTCGAGCATGACGAAGACGCGATCCTGACGGCCGACGACGTCGTCGACATCGGCCCGGCGGCCGGCATCCATGGCGGCCAGGTCATCGCCCATGGCACGCCGCAGGATATCATGGACAATCCGAAGTCGCTGACCGGCAAATATCTCTCGGGCGAACTCGGCGTGCCGGTTCCCGACCAGCGCCGCAAGCCGAAGAAGGGTCGCGAGATCAAGGTCGTCGGCGCGCGCGGCAACAATCTGAAGAATGTCACGGCCTCGATCCCGCTCGGCGTCTTTACGGCGGTGACGGGGGTCTCAGGCGGCGGCAAGTCCACCTTCCTGATCGAGACGCTGTACAAATCGGCGGCACGCCGTGTCATGGGCGCGCGCGAAATTCCAGCCGACCACGACCGCATCGACGGTTTCGAGCATATCGACAAGGTGATCGACATCGACCAGTCGCCGATCGGCCGCACGCCGCGCTCGAACCCGGCGACCTATACCGGCGCCTTCACGCCGATCCGCGACTGGTTCGCCGGCCTGCCGGAAGCCAAGGCGCGCGGCTATCAGCCGGGCCGCTTCTCCTTCAACGTCAAGGGCGGACGCTGCGAGGCCTGCCAGGGCGACGGCGTCATCAAGATCGAGATGCACTTCCTGCCCGACGTCTACGTCACCTGCGACGTCTGCCATGGCAAGCGCTATAACAGGGAGACGCTCGACGTCACCTTCAAGCAGAAGTCGATCGCCGACGTGCTCGACATGACGGTGGAGGAAGGCGTCGACTTCTTTGCGGCAGTACCCGCCGTGCGCGACAAGCTGCAATCGCTGAAGGATGTTGGCCTCGGTTACATCAAGGTCGGCCAGCAGGCCAACACGCTTTCGGGCGGCGAGGCGCAGCGCGTCAAGCTTGCCAAGGAACTGTCGAAACGCTCGACCGGACGCACTCTTTATATTCTCGACGAGCCGACGACCGGCCTGCATTTCCACGACGTCGCCAAGCTGCTCGAAATGCTGCACGAACTGGTCAACCAAGGCAATTCGGTTGTGGTGATCGAGCACAATCTCGAAGTCATCAAGACGGCCGACTGGGTGCTCGACTTCGGCCCCGAGGGCGGCGATGGCGGCGGCGAGATCGTCGCAACCGGCACGCCTGAGGCTATCGTCAAGGAGAAGCGGTCCTATACCGGACAGTTTCTGAAGGAATTGCTGGAACGGCGACCAGCCAAAAGGGCGGCTGCGGCGGAATGA
- a CDS encoding MarC family protein, producing the protein MASADQLINAFTTLLVTIDPPGLAPIFLGLTTGMSRSQRTQVALRGSTIAFIILAVFALFGAGVLGVLGISIGAFRIAGGLLLFWIAFEMVFERRQERKEKASEAAVTRDHIENIAVFPLALPLIAGPGAISATILLAGTLPTSVGKAQLIAVIAANLLLTFLMLLIAERLDRFLGVTGRAILTRLLGVILAALAVQFVVDGAKAALNLISATPH; encoded by the coding sequence ATGGCAAGCGCCGACCAATTGATCAACGCCTTCACGACGCTTCTCGTCACCATCGATCCGCCGGGGCTCGCCCCCATCTTCCTGGGGCTGACGACCGGCATGAGCCGGAGCCAGCGAACCCAAGTGGCCCTGCGCGGCTCGACCATCGCCTTCATCATCCTCGCCGTCTTCGCCCTGTTCGGGGCCGGCGTGCTCGGCGTGCTCGGCATTTCGATCGGCGCCTTCCGCATTGCCGGCGGCCTGCTGCTCTTCTGGATCGCCTTCGAGATGGTCTTCGAGCGGCGCCAGGAGCGCAAGGAGAAGGCGTCCGAGGCTGCCGTCACCAGGGATCATATCGAGAATATCGCCGTCTTTCCTCTCGCCCTGCCGCTGATCGCCGGCCCGGGTGCGATCTCGGCGACGATCCTGCTTGCCGGCACGCTGCCGACCTCCGTCGGAAAAGCCCAGCTGATCGCCGTCATCGCCGCCAATCTGCTGCTGACCTTCCTCATGCTGCTGATTGCCGAAAGGCTCGACCGCTTCCTCGGCGTCACCGGCCGGGCGATCCTGACACGGCTCCTTGGCGTCATCCTCGCCGCCCTTGCCGTGCAGTTCGTCGTTGACGGCGCGAAGGCGGCGCTCAATCTGATCAGCGCGACGCCGCACTGA